In Stanieria sp. NIES-3757, the DNA window TTGAGATATTTATGGTAATATTTACCATAACAAGATTAGAATACCACCGATAAAACTATGATACCAGAAGAAGAACTAACAATTTCTTCCCAAGACTATTCTTTACTGACCGATCTTTATCAATTGACGATGGCAGCCTGTTACACAGGAGAAAAAATTGCCGATCGCAGGGCTAGTTTTGAATTATTTGTTCGTAAGCTGCCCCCTAACTTCGGTTATTTAATTGCGATGGGATTAGCTCAGGCATTGGAGTATTTGGAAAAGTTGCAGTTTAATCAAACTCAGATCGAAGCACTCCAAGCTACAGGAATCTTTGCCCATGCACCAACCCAATTTTGGTCTTTATTAGAATCAGGAAGATTTGATGGGGATGTGTGGGCTGTTTTGGAAGGAGAAGCAGTTTTTGCTAATGAACCAATCTTAAGAGTAGAAGCACCTTTATGGCAGGCGCAGTTGGTTGAGACTTACTTACTCAATACGATTAATTATCAGACAATGATTGCCACTAAAGCAGCTAGAATGCGAGATATGGCAGGAAAAAAGGCAAAATTATTGGAATTTGGGACTAGAAGAGCTTTTAGCCCTCAAGGAGCGATCTGGGCAGCTAGAGCAGCCTTAGCAGCAGGATTTGATAGCACTTCCAATGTTTTAGCAGCTTTAAAATTAGGAAAGCAACCTAGTGGTACAATGGCTCATGCATTGATTATGGCGATCGCAGCTTTAGCGGGAGAGGAAGACGAAGCATTTGAAGCTTTTCATCATTATTTTCCCCAAGCACCTTTGTTAATCGATACTTACGATACTGTTGCTGCTGCTAAAAGAATAGCTCAGAAAAAGATTGAGGTTAGTGGTGTCAGAATTGATTCTGGTGATTTAGTCGAGTTATCTCAACAAGTACGTTCTTTATTGCCTGAGATCGAAATTTTTGCTAGTGGAGATTTAGATGAGTGGGAAATCAACCGCTTGCAAAGAGAAGGTGCAAACATAGATGGTTATGGGATCGGCACAAAATTGGTAACAGGTACACCAGTCAATGGAGTTTATAAGTTAGTAGAAATAGATAGTATTCCCACAATGAAACAGTCTAGCAATAAAGCCACTTATCCAGGTCGCAAACAAATTTTTCGTCAGATCATCGATGGTGAAATTGCGCAAGATAGATTGGGATTAATTACAGAAACACCAAAATCAGGAGAAAAATCTTTATTACAGCTGGTTATGAAAGATGGTGTCAGATTACAACCACCAGAAACCTTAAATACTATTTGTCAACGCACGGCAAATTCTGTAGCAAGTCTGACAAAACAAACCCGTCAAATTAGTAATTCTCAATCAGTAACAGTAACTATCTCAGATGCTTTAAAATCTCTACAGAATGCTTGCTTAAAAACCAATCAACCATTAATTATTCAAAATTAAATCAATCATCAATGACAACCATAGCTTTATTTGGTACCAGTGCCGATCCGCCTACTTCTGGACATCAAAATATTTTAAATTGGTTAGCACAGCATTACGATCTAGTAGTAGTCTGGGCATCAGATAATCCTTTTAAAGAGCATCAAACTAGCTTGAAGCATCGTACGGAAATGTTACGACTGGCAATTGAGGAAATTCATCAGCCTGATAAAATTTTACTTAAGGAAGAATTAAGCGATCGCAAAACTTTAATTACCGTTAAGAAAGCAAAAAAAATTTGGGGTGAGCAGGCAGAATTTACTTTAGTAATTGGTTCAGATTTAGTCAAACAAATTGTGACTTGGTATCGTGTTGAAGAATTATTTGCCCAAGTAAAACTTTTGATCGTACCTCGCTCTGGATATAGTATTAAAGAAACTGACTTAGAAGCGATTAGTAACAAAGAAGGAAAATACGCGATCGCAACTTTAAATGCGCCTCAAGTTTCTTCTACTGCTTATCGTTTAGAAGGCGATCAACAAGTAATTACTCCTGCGGTACAAAATTATATTACCCAAAAACATTTATATAGTACAGTTACCAGTTAACAGTTACCAGTTATCAATCAACTATCAACACTACCAACCGACAAATCTATCTGTGTTTATCCGTGTTTATCTTTGGACAAACAATCAAACATTAACAATGAACTATTAACAATCAAAAATGAAATTTAATTCTGAAGTAGCACTCAAATCTAATCATCAAGTTTCAGAAGTTAATAATGAATTAGCAGATTTTAAAGTTGGGGTAGATAATGTTATTTTTTCAGTCGATACTCAACATAATCGTTTATTAGTTTTATTACGCAAAAGAAAAGAAGAACCTTTTAATAATTATTGGAGTTTACCAGGTACTTTAGTTCGCCAAGGAGAATCTTTACAAGCTGCTGCTTATCGAACTTTAGCTGAGAAAATTCAAGCCAATAATTTATATTTGGAACAACTTTATACTTTTGGAGATCCAGGTAGAGATCCCAGAGAAGCACCAGAAAGTTTTGGAGTACGTTATTTATCAGTTAGTTATTTTGCTTTATTGAGATACGAAGAAGCAAAAATTATTGCCAAACCTGCTCTTAATTTATCTTGGTATCAAGTCAAAGAAGTTCCTCAACTTGCTTTTGATCACAATCAAATTTTAGAGTATGGTTATCGTCGTCTACGTAACAAATTAGAATATAGTCCCGTTGCTTTTGATGTTTTGCCAGAAGAGTTTACTTTGAATGAAGTTTATCAACTTTATTGTACAATTTTAGGAGAAAACTTTTCAGATTATTCTAATTTTCGTTCTCGTCTATTAAAGTTAGGATTTTTATTAGATACAGGGATAAAAGTTTGTCGTGGTGCTGGTCGTCCTGCAAGTTTATATCGATTCGATGCAGAAGCGTTTGCTCCTTTGAAAGATAAGCCATTAGTCTTTATTTAGCAATAAAAATAAAACCTAAATTTTTGGGCATAATTTTCTCTAAACTTGGTTTAATAAAGTCAAATTTTCTTGTTTTTAATTTAAACATTTTTCTAAAAAAACATAAAATGAAATCACCAAAAGAATGTCAAAATCTTCAAGAAATCAGAACCGAAATAGACAGACTAGATCGCGACATAATTAATCTGCTAGGACAAAGATTTGAATATGTCAAAGTAGCTGCTAAGTTTAAAACTAATGAAACTGATGTTAAAGCTTCAGAAAGATTACAAGCAATGTTAATACAAAGAAGAATTTGGGCAGAGTCAGCAGGATTTAATCCTGATGTAATTGAAGAGATGTATCAAAATTTAGTTAATTATTTTATTAATGAAGAGTTACAGTCTTGGCAAAATAACCGATAAATTATTTAATATTTGACCAGAACTTACAACCAAACAACTGTGCAAAAACTTGAAAAGCTTTATAAATAAATTTTTTTTTAAATTTAGTTAGCCAATAATAATTTTAAAATTATGACTATTCTTTATGCGGATCGATATATTATTTGTGATGATGAATCGATTACTATCCATTGGTATTATTTTCCTTTAGGTATTAGCAAAACAATTCCTTATGATCGGATTAAAAGTATAAAAGAAGAAGAATTGAATTTACTCCAAGGTAAGTTAAGACTGTGGGGCATGGATTTAACTCCCTATTGGTTTCATTTAGATTTACTTCGTCCAACCAAAAGTAAGTTTATTCTGATTGATGATGGAGAATGGATCAAACCTGCGATTACTCCTGAAAATCATCATAAAGTTTTGGATATTTTGCAAGACAAAATATTGGTTTAAAACTATAAAAAAGTAAGTCAATTAACTATAAATAATTAATAATTAAGACAAAACTTATTTAAAAGCCTAAAAATTTTTGTATTTTGATATAAATATTATGAAAATAGCCGTAGCTCAAATTAATCCTACTATTGGAGATCTTGCCAATAACGCAAAAAAAATTCTTGCTGTAGCGCAAAACGCAGCTAAAAAAGGAGTGCGTCTTCTGTTAACTCCTGAATTATCCCTTTGTGGTTATCCTCCAAGAGATTTGTTACTGTATCCTGGTTTTGTTGAATCGATGCAGAAACAATTAGAAGCGATCGCACAACAGTTACCTAAAGGAATGGCAGCTTTAGTAGGTACAGTTGAAGCTAATCCTTCTGCTACTTCTAAAGGACAAAAACCTTTGTTTAATAGTATGGCATTATTAGATGAAGGCAAAGTCCAGCACATTTTTCATAAACGTCTTTTGCCTAGTTACGATGTTTTTGATGAAGATCGTTATTTTCAATCGGGATACGAAACCAACTATTTTACTCTCCTCAATCAAAATGCAGTTGTTTCAGATCTTGACGATTCTTTTTCGGAAGAATTGTCTTTGAAAATAGGAGTAACTATTTGTGAAGATTTATGGAATGATGAACAATTTTGGGGCAAACGCAACTACGAAGTTAATCCGATTGAAGATCTCGCTTATTTGGGTGTAGATATCGTCGTTAATTTATCTGCTTCCCCTTATAGTGTGGGTAAACAAAAACTGAGAGAAGCAATTCTTCATCATGCTGCAACACGATATAAATTACCAATCATTTATGTCAATCAAGTTGGTGCCAATGACGATCTGATCTTTGATGGAAATAGTGTTGTTTTTAATCGACAGGGGGAAATTGTTTCTCATGCTAAAGGATTTGAATCAGATTTAGTAGTAGTGGAGTTCGATCCGATTCAACAAAACCTGTCTGCTTTAGCCCCTCTAAATAAACGAAGAAGTAATTTAGATGAAAATGAAGAAATTCTTGCTGCTTTAGTCTTAGGAGTAAAAGATTACGCTGACAAATGCGGTTTTTCTCAAGTAATCTTAGGTTTAAGTGGTGGAATTGACTCTTCTTTAGTAGCCGCGATCGCGACTGAAGCAATGGGTGCGGATCGTGTGTTGGGAGTATTAATGCCTTCTCCCTATAGTTCGGATCATTCCATTACTGATGCAGTAGCTTTAGCCAAAAATTTAGGAATTAAATATCAACAATTTCCCATCAAAGAAGCAATGTCAGCTTATGACCACATCTTAGCACCTCTGTTTACAGGCACAGAATTTGGTATAGCCGAAGAAAATATTCAATCGCGGATCAGGGGTAATTTATTAATGGCGATCGCGAATAAATTTGGTTATTTACTTCTTTCTACAGGCAATAAATCAGAGATGGCAGTAGGTTATTGTACTCTTTATGGAGATATGAATGGTGGATTAGCAGTGATTGCCGACGTTCCCAAAACTCGTGTTTATTCCCTCTGTCGCTGGTTAAATCGCGATCAAGAAATTATTCCCAACCATGTCATTAATAAACCACCCAGTGCCGAATTAAAACCAGGGCAATTAGACCAAGATTCTTTACCACCTTATGAAATTTTAGATGATATTCTCGACCGTCTGATTTGCCAGCATCAATCCGAACCAGAAATCATTCAATCTGGACATCAAGCGGAAGTTGTTCATCAAGTGATCAAATTAGTTGCCCGTGCCGAATTCAAACGCCGACAAGCACCTCCTGGTTTAAAAATTACAGATCGTGCTTTTGGTACAGGTTGGCGAATGCCCATTGCTAGTCGGTGGTTAGTAAATTAACTTTTTCTAATCCTTCTGAAGTAATTACTGGTACTTTCCAACTGATCACAATACTCCTAATAAAACTAGCTAAAGGTACAGCTAAAACCAAACCAAGTAAACCAGCGATTTTTGCCCCGATTAATAAAGACAATAAAATTAAAACAGGATTTAATCCCGTAAAACCACCCAATAAACGAGGCGCGATCGCATTTTCAATTACTTGTTCAATGATTACGGCAACTACCAAAACTCTTAGTCCCAACCAAATACTATTCAGCGCAACTAAAAAACTAATTATTCCAATACTTAAAGCACCGCCAAAAGGAAATAATGCCATTACTCCTACCCCCACCCCAAATAATAGAGCAAAAGGAACTTGAATAATTAAAAAGGCAATTGTCATACTGATTCCCATCGTAGCAGCTACGACAGCTTGACCGATAAAATAATTTTGAAAAGTTTGCTGTAAAATTTTAGGAATTTTAATTGCTAAATTTTGTGGAAAAAATTGAAAGAATCCTTCCCAAAGTTCTTCGCCATGAAGCAAGAGATAAAAAGTTAAAACGATAGTTAAAATCAAATCCAAAATACTACTTAAGGCTGATAATAAACCTCCCACAATTTGTCCACTTGTTTGTTGTAATTGGCGAGAAATTCTTCCTAATAATTCCGATGAGATATCGGTAACATTTACAGGTAAATTGCGCTCAGTTCCCCAGGTTTCTAAAGAATTTAGTTGCTGTCTACCCGATTCTAACCAACTAGGCAAACGTTCTAACAAAGCATTTAATTGATCAATTACTAAAGGAATTAAAGTTACACCTAAAATTACTAATAATAAAACTACCCATAATAAAACAATTAAAACAGCTACACTACGTTTAACATGCCATTTCTCTAGTTGTCTGACAGGATAATCCAAAATAAAAGAAAGTAAAGTCGCAACAATTAATTTACTGATGATTGCTTGAAAATATTGGAAGACTATCAACAACAGCCAACCATTCAAAATAATCAATGGTACAACTAATCCAGTTACAAACCACGGTGGCAGTTTAAAATTTAGTTTCATAACTCCAAAATTAAGCTCCTAAAACAAATATTAGGAGAAAAATCAATTAATTCCCTTGATTTGAATTTTAGATTGTTGTGTAACGTGACAGTAGTAAAGGTAATTCAATTACATCGGATTAGTCTTAGTAGCCAGAACAACAAACTAGTAAAACTTGCTACATTTCAATTTTGCTCATCGCCCTATGCTAATCGTGTGCCAATCGATTTTGCTGGCTCATAATTAATTTTCAAAAATGAACCGTCGATCTATCTAGCTACTTTTACTTAAGCTATCGGTTCGACTAGGCAAAATTGCGATTGCTTCGTGCCTCAGCAAAGCTGCGATCGCTCTTAAGTAAATTATTGCTTTCAATAGTATATTTTCCTCTCAATTAGACATAAATTGAAAATTAATAGTTAAATGAGGTAACTATGATACATTTGCTATTTCTCATTCCTTTGCTATTAGGTTTGGTAGCTGGTTATATTTCTCAAAATGCCGATACGGAGATAGCTTACCTGACAACCACAATCAGCGTTGTTAGCTTATTTGCCAGTATCATCATAGCTCCTTGGCAAATTCAACTATTAATTTTGTTAATTGTTATGGTAGGTGCTAAACAACTCTGGCAAAGAAACGAAAATAAATTTAACTTAGAAATATCCGAACCAGAGCAAATTCAACAGTCTCCTCTAGAAAATAATAACCAGCGCAAATATCGTGGAGTTAGTTATGAAAAAACAACTTCGGAAGAGCAAAGCGTAGATAATACAGCAGTCAGAAAGTATCGGGGAATTAGTTGGACAAAACATAGTGTACCAGCTAATAATCCTCCTGTTAAACCTAAAAGCGAGCTTAAATATCGAGGTAATCGTGTCACCACTCAACCTGATTCATCAAAATCCTAGGATATAGCGATCCTATTTGAGTCATGAAAATTGTCAAGAAGCAAAGGCGGAAGCCAGAAGTTGCTTTCACGAATGTTTTAGAATTGCTATAGATTGATTAATGTTAGCCGATGTTGTTACAAGGAAATCTTGATAGGGACGAGCAACAGTTCGCCCCTATCAATAATTGAAAATGACGCTAATCAATCAAAACTGTCTCTTTTTATCAAAAATTAGACAATCATCAACCTGTATTACGCATTCCCGCAGCAATTCCATTGATCGTCAACATCGCACCTCTGAGTAACTCTTCCTTACTAAAGCGGAAGTGAACTACATTAGATTCTTCATATTGACGTAGTCTTTTTATTAAAGAAACCTGTAAGAACCCAAGAGGAACGATTGTACCATTACGCAATTGAACTGAACGCTGTAATTCTGGGTCATTATCCAACAGTTTAGTTTGACCATTAATTGTCAAAACCAATTGTTTAGTTAAATAATATTCTTGAGCAATTTTCTCAAATAACCGCTCAAAACGTTCTAAATCCTCTGGTTTAGAAAGTTCCCTCACATAATGTTCGGCAATTTGTAAGTCAACTTTTGCTAAAGTCATTTCTACTTTGGAAATAACCATTTTAAAGAAAGGCCACTTGAAATAAAAATATCGCAACAGATTCAAATTTTTCTCGGGTTCTTGGTCAAGAAATTCTTGTAGTGCAGTCCCGACCCCATACCAAGCAGGTAAGAGAAAACGACTTTGCGTCCAACTAAATACCCAAGGAATTGCTCTCAAACTACTAATATCTCTTTTTTTAGCTTGCTCTTGGTTATTTGTCTTGACATTACCAGGAGGTCGTTTAGAGGGACGTGAACCAATCTGTAATTGACTAATTACCTCAATTGGCGTGACAGACATAAAGAAATCAACAAAATCTGGCTGTTCGTAAACTAGCGAACGATAAGCACTCCGAGAACGAGTTGCCAACTCTTCCATGATTTCATTCCAAGGTTCAACCCGATCAAAACCACTTCCGAGTAAGCTAGATTGAATGACAGCGGTAGTAATAGTTTCTAAGTTGTATAAAGCTAATTCTGGTAAAGAATATTTAGAAGCTAATACCTCTCCTTGTTCAGTAATTTTAATTCTGCCTTTAATAGTGTCTGTTGGTTGCGCCAAGATTGCAGCATAAGCAGGACCACCACCACGACCCACAGAACCACCACGACCATGGAAAAGTCGTAAAGAAACATCATATTCAGAAGCGACTTTTTGTAAACTTTTTTGTGCTTTATGAATTTCCCAATTACTACTCAGAAATCCCGAATCTTTATTACTATCGGAATAACCTAGCATGATCTCTTGTAAATTAACTGGTTCTAAAATAGGCAGACATAATTTTGCTTCCACTGGTTTGCCTTCAGAGTTGGTTAAGCAGCCATATCCTCCTGCTAAAGCAGCCCGATATAAAGGCAACTCAAATAAATCCCTCATCACCTCTGGCGCACGTTTGAGGTCATCGACGGTTTCAAATAAAGGAACAATCCTCAAGGTAATTTGACTAGTAGCAGGATCGTATAATCCTGCTTCTTGTGCTAACAACATGACTTCCAACACATCACTAACATGATTAGTCATGCTGATAATATAAGTTTGACAAATGCCTACACCAAACTCTTGCTGTAATTGTCTTAACATCCGCAGAGTTTTAATTGTTTCACAGGTGGTTTCCGAAAAAGGCATTTCTGCGGGAATGAGAGGACGACGAGTTTTTAATTCCTCAATTAACCAAGCTGTTTTTTCCGCTTCTGAAAGTTGACTGTAAGGTTTAGGTAAAATATTGAGATATTCGGCAATTTCTTCAATTGCTTCAGCATGACGAGAAGATTCTTGACGAAAATCCAACTGCGCTAAATAAAACCCGTAAACTTCTACCTGACAAATTAAATTATCTAGTTCGCGACAGTGTAATTTTGTTTCTGCCAAACTCTTTTGAATCAATTGTAATTCAGCGAGAAATTCTTCTCCCGATTTATAAATATTGCTAGCTAATTCTGCACTAGTTTGAGTGCCATCAGAACGAGATAACGCCAAATTGCGATCGCGAGT includes these proteins:
- the nadD gene encoding nicotinate-nucleotide adenylyltransferase, whose amino-acid sequence is MTTIALFGTSADPPTSGHQNILNWLAQHYDLVVVWASDNPFKEHQTSLKHRTEMLRLAIEEIHQPDKILLKEELSDRKTLITVKKAKKIWGEQAEFTLVIGSDLVKQIVTWYRVEELFAQVKLLIVPRSGYSIKETDLEAISNKEGKYAIATLNAPQVSSTAYRLEGDQQVITPAVQNYITQKHLYSTVTS
- a CDS encoding NUDIX hydrolase encodes the protein MKFNSEVALKSNHQVSEVNNELADFKVGVDNVIFSVDTQHNRLLVLLRKRKEEPFNNYWSLPGTLVRQGESLQAAAYRTLAEKIQANNLYLEQLYTFGDPGRDPREAPESFGVRYLSVSYFALLRYEEAKIIAKPALNLSWYQVKEVPQLAFDHNQILEYGYRRLRNKLEYSPVAFDVLPEEFTLNEVYQLYCTILGENFSDYSNFRSRLLKLGFLLDTGIKVCRGAGRPASLYRFDAEAFAPLKDKPLVFI
- a CDS encoding chorismate mutase; this encodes MKSPKECQNLQEIRTEIDRLDRDIINLLGQRFEYVKVAAKFKTNETDVKASERLQAMLIQRRIWAESAGFNPDVIEEMYQNLVNYFINEELQSWQNNR
- a CDS encoding NAD+ synthetase, which codes for MKIAVAQINPTIGDLANNAKKILAVAQNAAKKGVRLLLTPELSLCGYPPRDLLLYPGFVESMQKQLEAIAQQLPKGMAALVGTVEANPSATSKGQKPLFNSMALLDEGKVQHIFHKRLLPSYDVFDEDRYFQSGYETNYFTLLNQNAVVSDLDDSFSEELSLKIGVTICEDLWNDEQFWGKRNYEVNPIEDLAYLGVDIVVNLSASPYSVGKQKLREAILHHAATRYKLPIIYVNQVGANDDLIFDGNSVVFNRQGEIVSHAKGFESDLVVVEFDPIQQNLSALAPLNKRRSNLDENEEILAALVLGVKDYADKCGFSQVILGLSGGIDSSLVAAIATEAMGADRVLGVLMPSPYSSDHSITDAVALAKNLGIKYQQFPIKEAMSAYDHILAPLFTGTEFGIAEENIQSRIRGNLLMAIANKFGYLLLSTGNKSEMAVGYCTLYGDMNGGLAVIADVPKTRVYSLCRWLNRDQEIIPNHVINKPPSAELKPGQLDQDSLPPYEILDDILDRLICQHQSEPEIIQSGHQAEVVHQVIKLVARAEFKRRQAPPGLKITDRAFGTGWRMPIASRWLVN
- a CDS encoding Phosphoenolpyruvate carboxylase; protein product: MSSLLQSSSSEVTNISAAHLLLHGRLKLVEDLWESVLRSECGQEMVELLKKMRGLSSPEGQATELPESSVLELVERLNLNDAIQASRALALYFQLINIVEQHYEQKGQKVARRITIEHLKQNQNDNGESKTNGNGNGNLPEVAASPIPGVNLLEDSWSQPEQHSSKAGTFHWLFPYLQKLNMPPRVVQRLLDQLDIRLVFTAHPTEIVRHTIRKKQRRISRILEKLDLAEEALREISLTNSWEAEEATNQLMEEIRLWWRTDELHQFKPKVIDEVDYALHYFQEVLFDVVPQLSVRLKQALRSTFPWLTPPRNNFCYFGSWVGADRDGNPFVTPQVTWETACYQRSLVLERYINSVEQLRELLSLSLHWSNVLPDLLDSLERDRLQIPEVYEQLAIRYRQEPYRLKLTYIEQRLKNTRDRNLALSRSDGTQTSAELASNIYKSGEEFLAELQLIQKSLAETKLHCRELDNLICQVEVYGFYLAQLDFRQESSRHAEAIEEIAEYLNILPKPYSQLSEAEKTAWLIEELKTRRPLIPAEMPFSETTCETIKTLRMLRQLQQEFGVGICQTYIISMTNHVSDVLEVMLLAQEAGLYDPATSQITLRIVPLFETVDDLKRAPEVMRDLFELPLYRAALAGGYGCLTNSEGKPVEAKLCLPILEPVNLQEIMLGYSDSNKDSGFLSSNWEIHKAQKSLQKVASEYDVSLRLFHGRGGSVGRGGGPAYAAILAQPTDTIKGRIKITEQGEVLASKYSLPELALYNLETITTAVIQSSLLGSGFDRVEPWNEIMEELATRSRSAYRSLVYEQPDFVDFFMSVTPIEVISQLQIGSRPSKRPPGNVKTNNQEQAKKRDISSLRAIPWVFSWTQSRFLLPAWYGVGTALQEFLDQEPEKNLNLLRYFYFKWPFFKMVISKVEMTLAKVDLQIAEHYVRELSKPEDLERFERLFEKIAQEYYLTKQLVLTINGQTKLLDNDPELQRSVQLRNGTIVPLGFLQVSLIKRLRQYEESNVVHFRFSKEELLRGAMLTINGIAAGMRNTG